A genome region from Coffea arabica cultivar ET-39 chromosome 7e, Coffea Arabica ET-39 HiFi, whole genome shotgun sequence includes the following:
- the LOC140010936 gene encoding reticulon-like protein B13 isoform X3, which yields MSDDDDTGSETSPPPTVAVGVETLRLQRKQPAAAAVRDVLLWRRIHVSILVLVVATATWVALQLYQYNAVQVGSWAAMFLFTLIFVWGNIHRLLKIEGPDVSGMEISERRAAEMAHGIREWIEEGIRWLFRVGAEREWSVFGATVAALGLLSWIATRFDLLTLVYMEEEDMKFVFVMGYYAGVVLGMTVPAIYVKHENKIIEYGMRSRIQSKKYYDLSKGVLRRIRSKVAAGKKHKKIE from the exons ATGTCCGACGACGACGACACTGGATCGGAAACTTCACCTCCTCCAACCGTAGCCGTCGGGGTGGAGACCCTGCGCCTTCAACGAAAGCAGCCTGCTGCGGCTGCAG TAAGGGACGTATTATTGTGGAGGAGAATACATGTGAGCATCCTTGTTCTTGTGGTGGCCACGGCAACTTGGGTAGCACTCCAACTCTATCAGTATAACGCGGTACAAGTTGGCTCGTGGGCGGCCATGTTCCTCTTCACGCTTATCTTTGTTTGGGGCAATATTCATAGACTCCTCAAAAT AGAGGGTCCGGACGTTTCAGGGATGGAGATAAGCGAGAGGCGGGCTGCAGAAATGGCGCATGGGATTCGGGAATGGATTGAAGAAGGCATTCGATGGTTGTTTCGGGTGGGTGCGGAGAGGGAATGGTCTGTGTTTGGGGCAACTGTAGCTGCTCTGGGGTTACTTTCGTGGATCGCTACCCGTTTTGATTTGCTTACTCTTGTTTACATGG aagaagaagatatgaAGTTTGTGTTCGTGATGGGATATTATGCAGGGGTTGTGTTGGGTATGACTGTACCTGCAATTTACGTGAAGCATGAGAACAAGATCATAGAGTATGGAATGCGATCAAGGATACAGTCTAAAAAGTATTACGACTTGAGTAAAGGCGTGTTGCGGAGGATAAGAAGCAAAGTGGCTGCAGGAAAGAAACACAAAAAGATCgagtaa
- the LOC140010936 gene encoding reticulon-like protein B13 isoform X4: MSDDDDTGSETSPPPTVAVGVETLRLQRKQPAAAAVAALVVRDVLLWRRIHVSILVLVVATATWVALQLYQYNAVQVGSWAAMFLFTLIFVWGNIHRLLKIEGPDVSGMEISERRAAEMAHGIREWIEEGIRWLFRVGAEREWSVFGATVAALGLLSWIATRFDLLTLVYMGVVLGMTVPAIYVKHENKIIEYGMRSRIQSKKYYDLSKGVLRRIRSKVAAGKKHKKIE; this comes from the exons ATGTCCGACGACGACGACACTGGATCGGAAACTTCACCTCCTCCAACCGTAGCCGTCGGGGTGGAGACCCTGCGCCTTCAACGAAAGCAGCCTGCTGCGGCTGCAG TTGCGGCTTTAGTAGTAAGGGACGTATTATTGTGGAGGAGAATACATGTGAGCATCCTTGTTCTTGTGGTGGCCACGGCAACTTGGGTAGCACTCCAACTCTATCAGTATAACGCGGTACAAGTTGGCTCGTGGGCGGCCATGTTCCTCTTCACGCTTATCTTTGTTTGGGGCAATATTCATAGACTCCTCAAAAT AGAGGGTCCGGACGTTTCAGGGATGGAGATAAGCGAGAGGCGGGCTGCAGAAATGGCGCATGGGATTCGGGAATGGATTGAAGAAGGCATTCGATGGTTGTTTCGGGTGGGTGCGGAGAGGGAATGGTCTGTGTTTGGGGCAACTGTAGCTGCTCTGGGGTTACTTTCGTGGATCGCTACCCGTTTTGATTTGCTTACTCTTGTTTACATGG GGGTTGTGTTGGGTATGACTGTACCTGCAATTTACGTGAAGCATGAGAACAAGATCATAGAGTATGGAATGCGATCAAGGATACAGTCTAAAAAGTATTACGACTTGAGTAAAGGCGTGTTGCGGAGGATAAGAAGCAAAGTGGCTGCAGGAAAGAAACACAAAAAGATCgagtaa
- the LOC140010936 gene encoding reticulon-like protein B13 isoform X5, producing the protein MSDDDDTGSETSPPPTVAVGVETLRLQRKQPAAAAVVRDVLLWRRIHVSILVLVVATATWVALQLYQYNAVQVGSWAAMFLFTLIFVWGNIHRLLKIEGPDVSGMEISERRAAEMAHGIREWIEEGIRWLFRVGAEREWSVFGATVAALGLLSWIATRFDLLTLVYMGVVLGMTVPAIYVKHENKIIEYGMRSRIQSKKYYDLSKGVLRRIRSKVAAGKKHKKIE; encoded by the exons ATGTCCGACGACGACGACACTGGATCGGAAACTTCACCTCCTCCAACCGTAGCCGTCGGGGTGGAGACCCTGCGCCTTCAACGAAAGCAGCCTGCTGCGGCTGCAG TAGTAAGGGACGTATTATTGTGGAGGAGAATACATGTGAGCATCCTTGTTCTTGTGGTGGCCACGGCAACTTGGGTAGCACTCCAACTCTATCAGTATAACGCGGTACAAGTTGGCTCGTGGGCGGCCATGTTCCTCTTCACGCTTATCTTTGTTTGGGGCAATATTCATAGACTCCTCAAAAT AGAGGGTCCGGACGTTTCAGGGATGGAGATAAGCGAGAGGCGGGCTGCAGAAATGGCGCATGGGATTCGGGAATGGATTGAAGAAGGCATTCGATGGTTGTTTCGGGTGGGTGCGGAGAGGGAATGGTCTGTGTTTGGGGCAACTGTAGCTGCTCTGGGGTTACTTTCGTGGATCGCTACCCGTTTTGATTTGCTTACTCTTGTTTACATGG GGGTTGTGTTGGGTATGACTGTACCTGCAATTTACGTGAAGCATGAGAACAAGATCATAGAGTATGGAATGCGATCAAGGATACAGTCTAAAAAGTATTACGACTTGAGTAAAGGCGTGTTGCGGAGGATAAGAAGCAAAGTGGCTGCAGGAAAGAAACACAAAAAGATCgagtaa
- the LOC140010936 gene encoding reticulon-like protein B13 isoform X6 codes for MSDDDDTGSETSPPPTVAVGVETLRLQRKQPAAAAVRDVLLWRRIHVSILVLVVATATWVALQLYQYNAVQVGSWAAMFLFTLIFVWGNIHRLLKIEGPDVSGMEISERRAAEMAHGIREWIEEGIRWLFRVGAEREWSVFGATVAALGLLSWIATRFDLLTLVYMGVVLGMTVPAIYVKHENKIIEYGMRSRIQSKKYYDLSKGVLRRIRSKVAAGKKHKKIE; via the exons ATGTCCGACGACGACGACACTGGATCGGAAACTTCACCTCCTCCAACCGTAGCCGTCGGGGTGGAGACCCTGCGCCTTCAACGAAAGCAGCCTGCTGCGGCTGCAG TAAGGGACGTATTATTGTGGAGGAGAATACATGTGAGCATCCTTGTTCTTGTGGTGGCCACGGCAACTTGGGTAGCACTCCAACTCTATCAGTATAACGCGGTACAAGTTGGCTCGTGGGCGGCCATGTTCCTCTTCACGCTTATCTTTGTTTGGGGCAATATTCATAGACTCCTCAAAAT AGAGGGTCCGGACGTTTCAGGGATGGAGATAAGCGAGAGGCGGGCTGCAGAAATGGCGCATGGGATTCGGGAATGGATTGAAGAAGGCATTCGATGGTTGTTTCGGGTGGGTGCGGAGAGGGAATGGTCTGTGTTTGGGGCAACTGTAGCTGCTCTGGGGTTACTTTCGTGGATCGCTACCCGTTTTGATTTGCTTACTCTTGTTTACATGG GGGTTGTGTTGGGTATGACTGTACCTGCAATTTACGTGAAGCATGAGAACAAGATCATAGAGTATGGAATGCGATCAAGGATACAGTCTAAAAAGTATTACGACTTGAGTAAAGGCGTGTTGCGGAGGATAAGAAGCAAAGTGGCTGCAGGAAAGAAACACAAAAAGATCgagtaa
- the LOC140010936 gene encoding reticulon-like protein B13 isoform X1, with amino-acid sequence MSDDDDTGSETSPPPTVAVGVETLRLQRKQPAAAAVAALVVRDVLLWRRIHVSILVLVVATATWVALQLYQYNAVQVGSWAAMFLFTLIFVWGNIHRLLKIEGPDVSGMEISERRAAEMAHGIREWIEEGIRWLFRVGAEREWSVFGATVAALGLLSWIATRFDLLTLVYMEEEDMKFVFVMGYYAGVVLGMTVPAIYVKHENKIIEYGMRSRIQSKKYYDLSKGVLRRIRSKVAAGKKHKKIE; translated from the exons ATGTCCGACGACGACGACACTGGATCGGAAACTTCACCTCCTCCAACCGTAGCCGTCGGGGTGGAGACCCTGCGCCTTCAACGAAAGCAGCCTGCTGCGGCTGCAG TTGCGGCTTTAGTAGTAAGGGACGTATTATTGTGGAGGAGAATACATGTGAGCATCCTTGTTCTTGTGGTGGCCACGGCAACTTGGGTAGCACTCCAACTCTATCAGTATAACGCGGTACAAGTTGGCTCGTGGGCGGCCATGTTCCTCTTCACGCTTATCTTTGTTTGGGGCAATATTCATAGACTCCTCAAAAT AGAGGGTCCGGACGTTTCAGGGATGGAGATAAGCGAGAGGCGGGCTGCAGAAATGGCGCATGGGATTCGGGAATGGATTGAAGAAGGCATTCGATGGTTGTTTCGGGTGGGTGCGGAGAGGGAATGGTCTGTGTTTGGGGCAACTGTAGCTGCTCTGGGGTTACTTTCGTGGATCGCTACCCGTTTTGATTTGCTTACTCTTGTTTACATGG aagaagaagatatgaAGTTTGTGTTCGTGATGGGATATTATGCAGGGGTTGTGTTGGGTATGACTGTACCTGCAATTTACGTGAAGCATGAGAACAAGATCATAGAGTATGGAATGCGATCAAGGATACAGTCTAAAAAGTATTACGACTTGAGTAAAGGCGTGTTGCGGAGGATAAGAAGCAAAGTGGCTGCAGGAAAGAAACACAAAAAGATCgagtaa
- the LOC140010936 gene encoding reticulon-like protein B13 isoform X2, whose amino-acid sequence MSDDDDTGSETSPPPTVAVGVETLRLQRKQPAAAAVVRDVLLWRRIHVSILVLVVATATWVALQLYQYNAVQVGSWAAMFLFTLIFVWGNIHRLLKIEGPDVSGMEISERRAAEMAHGIREWIEEGIRWLFRVGAEREWSVFGATVAALGLLSWIATRFDLLTLVYMEEEDMKFVFVMGYYAGVVLGMTVPAIYVKHENKIIEYGMRSRIQSKKYYDLSKGVLRRIRSKVAAGKKHKKIE is encoded by the exons ATGTCCGACGACGACGACACTGGATCGGAAACTTCACCTCCTCCAACCGTAGCCGTCGGGGTGGAGACCCTGCGCCTTCAACGAAAGCAGCCTGCTGCGGCTGCAG TAGTAAGGGACGTATTATTGTGGAGGAGAATACATGTGAGCATCCTTGTTCTTGTGGTGGCCACGGCAACTTGGGTAGCACTCCAACTCTATCAGTATAACGCGGTACAAGTTGGCTCGTGGGCGGCCATGTTCCTCTTCACGCTTATCTTTGTTTGGGGCAATATTCATAGACTCCTCAAAAT AGAGGGTCCGGACGTTTCAGGGATGGAGATAAGCGAGAGGCGGGCTGCAGAAATGGCGCATGGGATTCGGGAATGGATTGAAGAAGGCATTCGATGGTTGTTTCGGGTGGGTGCGGAGAGGGAATGGTCTGTGTTTGGGGCAACTGTAGCTGCTCTGGGGTTACTTTCGTGGATCGCTACCCGTTTTGATTTGCTTACTCTTGTTTACATGG aagaagaagatatgaAGTTTGTGTTCGTGATGGGATATTATGCAGGGGTTGTGTTGGGTATGACTGTACCTGCAATTTACGTGAAGCATGAGAACAAGATCATAGAGTATGGAATGCGATCAAGGATACAGTCTAAAAAGTATTACGACTTGAGTAAAGGCGTGTTGCGGAGGATAAGAAGCAAAGTGGCTGCAGGAAAGAAACACAAAAAGATCgagtaa
- the LOC113701349 gene encoding pentatricopeptide repeat-containing protein At4g37170, with translation MKLSPRHFRSLTKSLAPNHSFSYLTRFQKPAASSPRPFSMQAQLDQQSFPPKVFFKPDARRDQEQLIDRLCGENKFKEAIEILCQQKRLKDAIQLLQHHIRLPSAAICSTLLQFCIRQRALEEGKRVYDLIRRSNFVPGVFISNKILDLFCKCGSLEDARRLFEEMGKRDSCSWNTLIYGYAKIGRIDEARKLFDEMPERDHFSWTAMVSGYVRHNKPSDALELYRLMQESGKVVCNKFTVSSALSAAASMQSLYLGKEIHGHIIRGGLDSDAVVWSALSDMYGKCGSLDEARYVFDTTLEKDVVSWTAMIDRYFGDGKWEEGFLLFSNLLKSGIRPNEFTFAGVLNACTQNTTEGLGKQVHGYMMRLGFDPFSFAGSALVHMYSKCGNMETAYKVFRWLPRPDLVSWTSLINGFAQSGQPHEALRLFKSLLETGIKPDHVTFVGVLSACTHAGLVNQGLRYFYSIKEQHGLAYTADHYACVIDLLSRAGRFGEAKDIISNMAMKPDKFMWASLLGGCRIHGNLDLAKQAAEALFEIEPEDAASYVTLANVYATAGKWSEVAKIRKMMDEKRVVKKPGMSWIEMKRKTHIFLVGDQSHPRSKEIYDFLGEISKKMKEEGYVPDTEYVLHDVGEEQKEQTLFYHSEKLAIAFGIIATPPGTPIKVFKNLRTCVDCHTAIKFISKISDRRITIRDSARFHYFEGGSCLCKDYW, from the coding sequence ATGAAACTAAGCCCACGGCATTTTCGTTCACTGACGAAATCGTTAGCTCCTAATCATTCCTTTTCATATCTGACCCGTTTTCAAAAACCCGCTGCTTCGTCCCCTCGTCCCTTTTCTATGCAAGCCCAGTTGGATCAGCAGTCGTTCCCGCCAAAAGTTTTCTTCAAGCCGGACGCCAGAAGAGATCAAGAGCAACTGATTGACCGTTTGTGCGGGGAAAACAAATTCAAAGAAGCAATTGAAATCTTATGCCAACAAAAGCGTTTGAAAGACGCTATCCAATTGCTCCAACACCACATACGACTCCCCTCTGCTGCTATTTGTTCAACCCTTTTGCAATTTTGCATTAGGCAGCGAGCTTTAGAGGAGGGGAAAAGAGTTTATGATCTGATCAGGCGATCTAATTTTGTACCTGGTGTTTTTATTTCGAATAAGATTCTTGATTTGTTTTGCAAGTGTGGGAGTCTTGAAGATGCGCGTAGACTGTTTGAGGAGATGGGCAAGAGGGACTCGTGTTCCTGGAATACGTTGATATATGGGTATGCGAAAATTGGTCGTATTGATGAAGCAAGGAAattgttcgatgaaatgcccgAAAGAGATCATTTTTCGTGGACTGCGATGGTATCCGGTTATGTTAGGCATAACAAGCCAAGCGATGCGCTTGAGTTGTATAGGTTGATGCAAGAGAGTGGCAAAGTAGTCTGTAATAAGTTTACAGTTTCCAGTGCTCTCTCAGCTGCTGCTTCTATGCAGTCTTTATACTTGGGCAAGGAGATTCATGGTCACATTATTAGGGGTGGATTGGATTCAGATGCAGTGGTTTGGAGTGCATTATCTGATATGTATGGAAAATGTGGGAGCTTAGATGAAGCCAGGTATGTTTTCGATACGACGTTGGAGAAGGATGTCGTATCATGGACAGCAATGATCGATAGGTATTTTGGTGATGGAAAGTGGGAAGAGGGGTTCTTGTTGTTCTCAAATTTGTTGAAGTCAGGAATTAGGCCTAATGAGTTCACATTTGCTGGGGTTCTAAATGCTTGTACGCAGAATACTACAGAGGGCTTAGGTAAGCAGGTTCATGGGTACATGATGCGGTTGGGGTTTGATCCGTTTTCATTTGCAGGAAGTGCTCTTGTTCATATGTACTCGAAGTGTGGCAATATGGAGACTGCATATAAGGTTTTCAGATGGCTGCCAAGACCTGATTTAGTATCGTGGACCTCGTTGATTAATGGTTTTGCTCAGAGTGGTCAACCCCATGAAGCTCTCAGGTTGTTCAAGTCGCTGCTTGAAACAGGTATTAAGCCTGATCATGTTACGTTCGTTGGGGTCCTTTCTGCTTGCACCCATGCTGGTTTAGTGAACCAAGGGCTTAGATATTTCTACTCAATAAAAGAACAACATGGATTAGCTTATACTGCAGATCACTATGCTTGTGTGATTGATCTCCTGAGCCGAGCTGGTAGATTTGGAGAAGCCAAAGACATAATCAGTAATATGGCCATGAAGCCTGATAAGTTCATGTGGGCTTCCTTACTTGGTGGTTGCAGAATTCATGGAAATCTTGACCTTGCGAAGCAAGCAGCTGAAGCTCTGTTTGAAATTGAACCCGAGGATGCAGCTTCTTATGTAACTCTTGCAAATGTCTATGCCACAGCTGGCAAATGGAGTGAGGTGGCAAAGATTAGAAAAATGATGGACGAGAAACGAGTGGTAAAGAAACCAGGCATGAGTTGGAttgagatgaaaagaaaaactcaCATCTTCTTAGTTGGGGATCAGTCTCATCCCAGGTCCAAGGAAATATACGACTTCCTGGGAGAGatttcaaagaaaatgaaggaagaGGGTTATGTGCCTGATACAGAATATGTGCTGCATGATGTAGGAGAGGAACAAAAGGAGCAAACCCTCTTCTATCACAGTGAAAAGCTTGCAATTGCGTTTGGGATTATTGCTACTCCGCCAGGGACACCAATAAAAGTGTTCAAGAATTTGAGGACTTGTGTGGACTGTCACACTGCTATTAAATTTATTTCAAAGATCTCAGATAGAAGAATTACTATACGGGATTCAGCTCGATTCCATTATTTTGAAGGCGGAAGCTGTTTATGTAAAGATTATTGGTGA
- the LOC140011088 gene encoding RPW8-like protein 2: protein MGVNLSAGAGLGTAFDSLFRAVLGISQKLTTFSSSLNSLKSTLASVKPIVDDIEKLNMALDRPQQETELFIHRLREGEKLVAKCSTMKSWELHKKYSYSKKISDLEDSVIGFFEVDVQALLVRDTKQVLVGVHDMGKKVDKVLAILKDTAAV, encoded by the coding sequence ATGGGCGTAAACCTAAGCGCAGGGGCTGGTTTGGGAACAGCTTTCGATAGCTTATTCCGAGcagtgttaggaataagccagaAGTTAACCACTTTCAGTTCCTCCCTTAACAGCTTGAAGTCAACTCTCGCTTCAGTAAAGCCGATTGTCGATGATATAGAGAAGCTAAATATGGCACTGGACCGGCCGCAGCAAGAAACAGAGCTGTTCATCCATCGGTTAAGAGAAGGTGAGAAGCTTGTTGCCAAGTGCTCAACAATGAAGTCTTGGGAGTTACACAAGAAGTATTcttattccaagaaaataagtgatttggaagattcGGTCATCGGGTTCTTTGAGGTGGATGTGCAAGCTCTTCTGGTGAGGGACACCAAACAAGTCTTGGTTGGAGTGCATGATATGGGTAAGAAAGTGGACAAAGTGCTCGCAATTCTCAAGGATACTGCTGCTGTTTAA